In one window of Desulfovibrio sp. UIB00 DNA:
- the hslU gene encoding ATP-dependent protease ATPase subunit HslU, with product MSTLTPRGIVAELDKFVVGQEQAKRMVAVAVRNRWRRQHLAPELRDEVSPKNIIMMGPTGVGKTEIARRLAKLSGAPFVKVEATKFTEVGYVGRDVESMVRDLMEIGINLVRDEENARVRKAAEAAAESRLMDLLLPSSFGSEERASTREKLLQQFRLGFLDDREVEVEVTEQGGGSVDLFAIPGMEQMGGQVKDMFSKAFPPKHSRRKMKVRNAFAVLVQEESGRLVDQEALVDKARERVEQTGIIFIDEIDKIASSSQNRTSDISREGVQRDLLPIVEGSAVNTKYGMIRTDHILFIAAGAFHFSKPSDMIPELQGRFPLRVELQPLGREEFLRILKEPDNALTKQYEALLGTEQIRLSFTDDGLEEIAAFAEDTNTRTENIGARRLYTIMEKILADISFDAPEMPGAQVVVNKAYVEEHLQDVRDDQDLSQYIL from the coding sequence ATGAGTACTTTGACACCTCGCGGCATAGTTGCCGAGCTTGATAAATTTGTGGTGGGACAGGAACAGGCCAAGCGCATGGTTGCCGTGGCGGTGCGCAACCGCTGGCGGCGGCAGCACCTTGCGCCGGAGTTGCGTGATGAGGTTTCGCCCAAGAATATCATTATGATGGGCCCCACGGGCGTAGGCAAGACGGAAATTGCCCGCCGCCTGGCCAAGCTCTCAGGAGCGCCCTTTGTAAAGGTTGAAGCCACCAAGTTCACGGAAGTGGGCTATGTGGGGCGCGATGTGGAATCCATGGTGCGCGACCTCATGGAAATAGGCATCAACCTTGTGCGCGATGAGGAAAATGCCCGTGTGCGCAAGGCTGCCGAGGCTGCTGCTGAATCACGCCTTATGGATTTGCTGTTGCCCAGTTCTTTTGGGTCGGAAGAGCGCGCCTCCACGCGCGAAAAGCTTTTGCAGCAATTCCGCCTTGGCTTTCTGGATGACCGGGAAGTGGAAGTGGAAGTGACCGAGCAGGGCGGCGGCAGTGTTGATCTGTTTGCCATCCCCGGTATGGAGCAGATGGGCGGACAGGTTAAGGACATGTTCAGCAAGGCCTTTCCGCCCAAGCACAGCCGCCGCAAAATGAAGGTGCGCAATGCCTTTGCCGTACTTGTGCAGGAAGAATCTGGCAGGCTTGTGGATCAGGAAGCCCTGGTGGACAAGGCCCGCGAAAGGGTAGAGCAGACGGGCATCATCTTTATTGACGAAATCGACAAGATCGCCAGCTCCTCGCAAAACCGCACGTCAGACATTTCGCGCGAGGGCGTGCAGCGCGACCTGCTGCCCATTGTGGAAGGCAGTGCGGTCAACACCAAGTATGGCATGATCCGCACGGATCACATCCTGTTTATTGCGGCGGGCGCTTTCCATTTCAGCAAGCCATCGGACATGATACCCGAATTGCAGGGACGTTTTCCCTTGCGGGTGGAATTGCAGCCTCTGGGCAGGGAAGAGTTTTTGCGCATCCTCAAGGAGCCGGACAATGCCCTGACCAAGCAGTACGAAGCATTGCTGGGTACGGAGCAGATTCGCCTGAGCTTTACGGATGACGGGCTGGAAGAAATCGCGGCCTTTGCCGAGGACACCAATACCCGCACGGAAAATATCGGCGCGCGGCGGCTCTATACCATCATGGAAAAAATTCTGGCTGACATATCCTTTGACGCGCCTGAAATGCCCGGTGCGCAGGTGGTGGTCAACAAGGCCTATGTGGAAGAGCATTTGCAGGATGTGCGCGACGATCAGGACTTGAGCCAGTATATTCTGTAA
- a CDS encoding metal ABC transporter ATP-binding protein has product MANNSLLAPSVCFENVCLSRGGNSILNNICATAPAGGSTVLVGPNGAGKTTLLLCLIGEMAYTGRIQFAGLEHQPRMAYVPQHLIMDRSLPLRVCEFLALSRQRQPLWLGLRPWARSEGRQLLQMVKAEHLEQSRMGDLSGGELRRVLLAAALGRNPELLVLDEPAAGVDVRGERLFWELLDAARHERGFTQIMVSHNLPLVAHYATHVICLNKTVCATGAPRATLTSSTLMELFGVPIHLYPDQCDPEDPGCPQCGVVSEAEGLLPNYAAIERREAARLNARLSARLSASQSEPCGEKAPDQGGSRA; this is encoded by the coding sequence TTGGCAAATAACAGCTTGCTTGCCCCCTCGGTCTGCTTTGAAAATGTATGCCTCAGCCGAGGGGGCAATAGTATTCTGAACAATATCTGCGCCACTGCGCCCGCTGGCGGCAGCACGGTTCTTGTGGGGCCCAACGGGGCAGGCAAGACCACGCTGCTGCTCTGCCTTATTGGCGAAATGGCCTATACAGGGCGTATCCAGTTCGCTGGTTTAGAGCATCAGCCCCGCATGGCCTATGTGCCGCAGCATCTGATTATGGATCGCAGCCTGCCCCTGCGCGTGTGCGAATTTTTGGCCCTGAGCCGCCAGCGCCAGCCCTTGTGGCTGGGCCTGCGCCCTTGGGCGCGCAGCGAGGGGCGGCAGCTTTTGCAGATGGTCAAAGCCGAGCATCTGGAGCAGAGCCGCATGGGCGACCTTTCTGGCGGCGAACTGCGCCGTGTGCTGCTGGCTGCGGCTCTTGGCCGCAATCCGGAACTGCTGGTGCTGGACGAGCCTGCGGCAGGCGTAGACGTGCGCGGCGAGAGGCTCTTTTGGGAATTGCTGGATGCCGCCCGGCACGAGCGCGGCTTTACGCAGATCATGGTCAGCCACAATCTGCCGCTGGTGGCGCACTACGCAACCCACGTGATCTGCCTCAACAAAACAGTATGCGCCACAGGCGCGCCACGCGCCACGCTGACATCTTCCACCCTCATGGAACTTTTTGGCGTACCTATCCACCTGTATCCGGACCAGTGCGACCCTGAAGACCCCGGCTGCCCGCAGTGCGGCGTGGTGAGCGAAGCCGAGGGCCTGCTGCCTAACTATGCGGCCATTGAGCGGCGCGAGGCCGCCCGCCTGAACGCGCGCCTGTCTGCCCGCCTGAGCGCCTCACAAAGTGAACCCTGCGGTGAAAAAGCGCCGGATCAGGGAGGTTCCCGTGCCTGA
- a CDS encoding metal ABC transporter permease translates to MPDLSPVYALISMIPLDCLQMRFMQQALLGVLLLAPMASVLGVEVINFRMAFFSDAIGHSAFAGVALGLILAVPPRLAMPLFGILVGLGIMAVRRKSDLSSDTVIGIVFSAVVAFGLAVVSRAEGIGRDMQRFLYGDILTITDGEIGFLALLFVALLLFQAVGYNRLMYIALNPVMARVHGVRVAVWQYAFAGLLALVVMFSVWAVGVLLVTAMLIVPAATARNFARSAGGMFWWALLVGTSSAFAGLTLSAQEWLATASGATIILVACCWFAVSLFAAQATGRRRS, encoded by the coding sequence GTGCCTGATCTCAGCCCCGTATATGCGCTTATCTCCATGATTCCGCTTGATTGCCTGCAAATGCGCTTCATGCAGCAGGCCTTGCTCGGAGTGCTGCTGCTGGCCCCCATGGCCTCTGTGCTCGGGGTGGAAGTTATCAATTTTCGCATGGCCTTTTTTTCAGACGCCATCGGGCACTCGGCCTTTGCCGGGGTTGCGCTGGGGTTGATACTGGCTGTGCCGCCGCGTCTTGCCATGCCCCTGTTTGGCATACTGGTGGGGCTTGGCATCATGGCTGTGCGGCGCAAGAGCGACCTTTCGTCCGACACAGTCATCGGCATTGTGTTTTCTGCCGTGGTGGCCTTTGGTCTTGCCGTGGTGAGCCGTGCCGAGGGCATAGGTAGGGACATGCAGCGCTTTTTGTACGGCGATATCCTTACCATCACCGATGGTGAAATTGGCTTTCTGGCCCTGCTCTTTGTTGCCCTGCTTCTGTTTCAGGCCGTAGGCTACAACAGGCTGATGTATATTGCCCTGAATCCGGTTATGGCGCGGGTTCACGGTGTACGCGTGGCCGTGTGGCAATATGCCTTTGCCGGACTGCTGGCACTGGTGGTGATGTTTTCTGTATGGGCGGTGGGCGTACTGCTCGTGACGGCCATGCTCATTGTGCCCGCCGCCACGGCCCGCAATTTTGCCCGTTCTGCCGGGGGCATGTTCTGGTGGGCGCTTTTGGTGGGTACGTCATCCGCATTCGCAGGGCTGACCCTTTCGGCTCAGGAATGGCTTGCTACGGCCAGCGGGGCCACCATTATTCTTGTGGCCTGCTGCTGGTTTGCTGTGAGTCTGTTTGCCGCTCAGGCTACGGGTCGCAGACGTTCCTGA
- the tpx gene encoding thiol peroxidase produces the protein MDTVTFKGNVMHLEGTQPAVGGKAPDFTLTANDMSPRSLKDYAGKVLVLVCVPSLDTPVCDMEVRRFNTEAAALSDKVRIVAVSRDLPFAQARWCGAAGVTAVEALSDYRAGAFGKAYGILIKELDLLARSVFVVAPDGTLAYSQLVGEVTHEPDYAAALEAVKKLA, from the coding sequence ATGGATACAGTTACGTTCAAAGGCAATGTCATGCATCTTGAAGGCACCCAGCCCGCCGTTGGCGGCAAGGCTCCCGACTTCACGCTGACCGCCAACGATATGAGCCCCCGCAGCCTGAAAGACTACGCTGGCAAGGTGCTTGTGCTTGTATGCGTTCCCTCGCTGGATACTCCCGTATGCGATATGGAAGTTCGCCGCTTCAATACCGAAGCCGCCGCGTTGTCCGACAAGGTGCGTATTGTGGCCGTGAGCCGCGACCTGCCCTTTGCGCAGGCCCGCTGGTGCGGAGCTGCTGGCGTAACCGCTGTTGAAGCCCTCTCCGACTACCGCGCTGGCGCCTTTGGCAAGGCCTATGGCATTCTGATCAAGGAGCTGGATCTGCTGGCCCGCTCGGTCTTTGTGGTCGCCCCCGACGGCACCCTGGCTTACAGCCAGCTTGTGGGCGAAGTTACCCACGAGCCTGACTACGCAGCCGCTCTGGAAGCGGTCAAAAAACTGGCCTAG